A segment of the Ipomoea triloba cultivar NCNSP0323 chromosome 1, ASM357664v1 genome:
aacaacataaactaTGCTTGCTCCAATGTGGATTGTAAGATATTGCAAAAGGGATGCTCTTGCTTCTACCCTGACAACTTCATCAACCATGCTTCCATAGCAATGAACCTTTACTATCAAGCCAATGGAAGGAACTACTGGAATTGCCACTTTGGTGGTTCTGGTCTTATTGTCTTGACTGATCCTAGTAAGTCAATTCAACTTCTTTCAATTTAAATACAATTTTCATTCTAATTATACAAActcaaaaacaaacaaaataaaatctctctaaatatttatcctttttttttttttttttttttttNAGAGaggcatttatatatattgctgAATCGATCAGTTAATTGTACACATTTGATCTCCCTGGCCTGCACTCTCATCATTAATCAATCAATGGCTAAAACTGCCGCAGCTTTCTCCCTTCTCCTCTTGCTTCTGTCCTTCCtctcaggtatatatatatatgttgcttAATTTTGAATCTCATTAGTTTCCAGGCAGATTTTTGGAATTGGTTTGACTTTATTGTCATGGTTTGGATGGGTTTTAAGTtgaaccatatatatatgcttcaaATATAAGTTTTAATTCCTCAAAACCCATTGCATATATCTCTCTATTACaaatgaaacatatatataccaaaaagatgcatgcatgcatggttttaatttcttgatttatGCAGTCTTGTTTAATTTGtcatatatatgtgcattatattcTGATACATACATTTCCTGCCATCTTTCTAGATCTGCAATGGTCTTGGATTTGCCCATtcgtttaatttcttttaggccttaatcaaaccaaaaaaaaaaaagaaaaaaaaaagagtacattAATCGTCTCAGATCAGTTTCTTGATTGCCTCGATCGATCAGTTTTGTACTTGACCATTCATCTTACATGTGAAGTCAAGTGGCTAgtaagagcatccttaatatttgaaaatttttgtgaGTTTTACAGATGTAACTAGAAAAGAGAAGATGTGAGAgagggaaaaaaagaaaaaaaaaacataaaagtttgacaagaaaaaaaaaataaaacaaccaTATATATACCAAACCCTCTCAACAGCAGTAGACTGTTGTTAACTCTCTCTCCTGTGGGACTCACAAAAACCTTAGGTCTTGCTGAAGAAAGATCCAACCAAAAACCATGTTCTCGATTTGTGTGAAAAGCCATACATTGATTTTTTTCTGTTTTAAAAACTGAGTACAAATTAAACCACTATTGTGGTTGCTATTACAAATGTTTATATCTCCAACTTTTGGTTGTTGATTTTGATATGGTCACATGCATGAGTAATTAAGTATACTTGCATTGATTCTTGCTTTTGTTGTGTATAGTAGGTGGGACCTTCGCACTAAAGAATCAACAGGTACATATTCTTAACCCcaacttaaaatttatatatgttctcTGTTCTCTTAATGCAAAATGGAAAGTATCAATGCAACTTGGCAGGAAGATGTGGGGTgtgcatatataaaaatatactccgtatatcaaTTTTAACCGTTTACATTTAACCACTACTAGACATGACCCTATCtgtgcccatatatatatatatatatatatattacacaggTCAGAATATGGACGGAGGTCCACGAAGTTAATTTGTTCTTGATCTTTAAAGGTTCAATATTTTAgttgcattttaattaaattgctgagactaatataatgttaaaaatAGGATGAAGGGATGATGAATtacactaattaattaaatttaaagaatTGATGTTGTTGTATGGTATATGGATTATTTGCAGAAAACATGGTGTGTGGCTAAGCCTTCATCAGATGAGACAACCttaaagaacaacataaactaTGCTTGCTCCAATGTGGATTGTAAGATATTGCAAAAGGGATGCTCTTGCTTCTACCCTGACAACTTCATCAACCATGCTTCCATAGCAATGAACCTTTACTATCAAGCCAATGGAAGGAACTACTGGAATTGCCACTTTGGTGGTTCTGGTCTTATTGTCTTGACTGATCCTAGTAAGTCAATTCAACTTCTTTCAATTTAAATACAATTTTCATTCTAATTATACAAActcaaaaacaaacaaaataaaatctctctaaatatttatcctttttttttttttttttttttgtcgtcTGTGGCAGGTTATGGAAGCTGCTATTATGCATGATTGAATTGGTTGGCCTTAATTACATGTATTGGAAGATTGTATTGCAAGTTTAATTATTAGCAAGCAATATTATATGTTGTAAACAAAACACTGTTTATTTTAGCAAAATAGAATTTGATGAGGACGTACTACTCTAGTCTGGCTTTGAGTCTACACAcattaataaatgaaaaattcatGTAAATAGGTGAGACAAGGATATGTTAATGCATTCGAATCCTAGTGATATGAGTCCCAAGTAGATCAGGGAACAAATAAGATTATATGAAAACATTCTCAATTCTATGGTACGGAGTAAATTACATATAGTTGCACG
Coding sequences within it:
- the LOC116020983 gene encoding glucan endo-1,3-beta-glucosidase isoform X1, which translates into the protein MAKTAAAFSLLLLLLSFLSVGGTFALKNQQKTWCVAKPSSDETTLKNNINYACSNVDCKILQKGCSCFYPDNFINHASIAMNLYYQANGRNYWNCHFGGSGLIVLTDPSYGSCYYA
- the LOC116020968 gene encoding glucan endo-1,3-beta-glucosidase-like isoform X2, producing MAKTAAAFSLLLLLLSFLSGGTFALKNQQKTWCVAKPSSDETTLKNNINYACSNVDCKILQKGCSCFYPDNFINHASIAMNLYYQANGRNYWNCHFGGSGLIVLTDPSKSIQLLSI
- the LOC116020983 gene encoding glucan endo-1,3-beta-glucosidase isoform X2, with the protein product MAKTAAAFSLLLLLLSFLSGGTFALKNQQKTWCVAKPSSDETTLKNNINYACSNVDCKILQKGCSCFYPDNFINHASIAMNLYYQANGRNYWNCHFGGSGLIVLTDPSYGSCYYA
- the LOC116020968 gene encoding glucan endo-1,3-beta-glucosidase-like isoform X1 codes for the protein MAKTAAAFSLLLLLLSFLSVGGTFALKNQQKTWCVAKPSSDETTLKNNINYACSNVDCKILQKGCSCFYPDNFINHASIAMNLYYQANGRNYWNCHFGGSGLIVLTDPSKSIQLLSI